A single region of the Streptomyces virginiae genome encodes:
- a CDS encoding DUF6104 family protein has protein sequence MYFTDRGIEELEKRRGEEEITFEWLAEQLRTFVDLNPDFEVPVERLATWLARLDDDEDADDE, from the coding sequence TTGTACTTCACCGATCGCGGCATCGAGGAGCTGGAGAAGCGGCGCGGCGAGGAGGAGATCACCTTCGAGTGGCTCGCCGAGCAGCTGCGCACCTTCGTCGACCTGAACCCGGACTTCGAGGTCCCGGTGGAACGCCTGGCCACGTGGCTGGCCCGGCTGGACGACGACGAGGACGCGGACGACGAGTGA
- a CDS encoding class I SAM-dependent methyltransferase produces the protein MTDTANTTDATEATGTTDWQAWQDSWDRQQEWYMPDREERFRVMLDMVEALVGPAPRVLDLACGTGSITDRVLKRFPEATSTGVDLDPALLTIAEGHFAGDARVTFVTADLKDPNWPDTLPHATYDAILTATALHWLPSEELTVLYGQLAPLLPPGGVFMNADHMPDPATPRIDAAEHAHRHAGMDRARTAGAVDWREWWDLAGADPALTEHVKRRFEIYGEHADGDTPSEAWHAETLRAAGFAEARTVWRSPSDALVLGLR, from the coding sequence ATGACGGATACGGCGAACACGACGGATGCGACCGAAGCGACGGGCACGACCGACTGGCAGGCCTGGCAGGACAGCTGGGACCGGCAGCAGGAGTGGTACATGCCCGACCGCGAGGAGCGGTTCCGCGTGATGCTGGACATGGTCGAGGCACTGGTGGGACCCGCCCCCCGGGTGCTGGATCTCGCATGCGGTACGGGAAGTATTACGGACCGCGTCCTCAAGCGGTTCCCGGAAGCCACCAGTACGGGCGTCGATCTCGACCCCGCCCTGTTGACCATCGCCGAGGGGCACTTCGCGGGTGACGCACGCGTCACCTTCGTGACCGCCGACCTCAAGGACCCGAACTGGCCGGACACCCTCCCCCACGCCACGTACGACGCGATCCTGACGGCCACCGCCCTGCACTGGCTGCCGAGCGAGGAGCTGACCGTGCTGTACGGGCAGCTCGCACCTCTCCTGCCCCCGGGCGGGGTGTTCATGAACGCCGACCACATGCCCGACCCGGCCACCCCGCGCATCGACGCCGCCGAGCACGCCCACCGGCACGCCGGCATGGACCGGGCGAGGACGGCCGGGGCGGTGGACTGGCGCGAGTGGTGGGACCTGGCGGGCGCCGACCCGGCGCTGACCGAGCACGTGAAGCGCCGCTTCGAGATCTACGGGGAGCACGCGGACGGCGACACCCCCTCCGAGGCCTGGCACGCCGAGACCCTGCGCGCCGCGGGCTTCGCGGAGGCCCGTACGGTCTGGCGCTCCCCCTCGGACGCCCTGGTCCTAGGTCTGAGGTAG
- a CDS encoding amino acid ABC transporter permease: MTDKLDKVPGPADTPPAGAVPPEAIKAIPVRHYGRWISAVVVIGLVVALAVAFSQGNVRWATVPEKLFDPTILRGVVNTVWISITSMALGLVLGVLFAVMRLSKNPVTSTIAWFYIWLFRGTPVYVQLLIWFNLALIFPILNLGFYKDEMTQVMTPFLAALLGLGLNEGAYMAEIVRAGIQSVDEGQTEASHALGMTRTQTMRRVVLPQAMRVIVPPSGNEFINMLKTSSLVVAVQYFDLLRAAQDIASTSFAVMEMFFVASIWYLALTSVFSVGQYYLERRYARGALRSLPPTPLQKIKAKLSSFSNRKAVA, encoded by the coding sequence GTGACTGACAAGCTCGACAAGGTCCCGGGCCCGGCGGACACCCCGCCGGCCGGGGCCGTCCCCCCCGAGGCCATCAAGGCCATCCCGGTGCGCCACTACGGCCGCTGGATCAGCGCCGTGGTCGTCATCGGCCTGGTCGTGGCGCTCGCCGTCGCCTTCTCGCAGGGCAACGTGCGCTGGGCCACCGTGCCGGAGAAGCTGTTCGACCCGACGATCCTCCGCGGTGTCGTCAACACGGTCTGGATCAGCATCACCTCGATGGCCCTGGGCCTGGTCCTCGGCGTCCTCTTCGCCGTCATGCGGCTCTCGAAGAACCCGGTGACCAGCACCATCGCCTGGTTCTACATCTGGCTGTTCCGCGGCACCCCGGTGTACGTGCAGCTGCTGATCTGGTTCAACCTCGCCCTGATCTTCCCGATCCTGAACCTCGGGTTCTACAAGGACGAGATGACCCAGGTCATGACGCCCTTCCTGGCCGCCCTGCTGGGTCTCGGCCTGAACGAGGGCGCCTACATGGCGGAGATCGTCCGCGCCGGCATCCAGTCGGTCGACGAGGGCCAGACCGAGGCCTCGCACGCGCTCGGCATGACCCGCACGCAGACGATGCGCCGCGTCGTGCTGCCGCAGGCCATGCGCGTGATCGTGCCGCCGTCGGGCAACGAGTTCATCAACATGCTCAAGACCTCGTCGCTGGTCGTCGCCGTGCAGTACTTCGACCTGCTGCGCGCCGCCCAGGACATCGCCTCGACCTCGTTCGCGGTGATGGAGATGTTCTTCGTCGCGTCGATCTGGTACCTCGCCCTGACCAGCGTGTTCAGCGTCGGCCAGTACTACCTGGAGCGCCGTTACGCCCGTGGCGCGCTCCGCTCGCTGCCGCCGACACCGCTGCAGAAGATCAAGGCGAAACTGTCCAGCTTCTCGAACCGCAAGGCGGTGGCCTGA
- a CDS encoding HD domain-containing protein, whose amino-acid sequence MADDLSAVAGFLYEAGTLKHTRRTGWWMAGVNDPESVAAHSWRTSLIASIIAKLEGADPARAAFLAVWHDTQETRTGDVNHLGKKYATSADPVAVTADQTLGMPERLASAIHELVAEYEAKDSPEAVCARDADKLECMLQGIEYKAQGHAHAQRWIDNSRARLTTETGQRPADELLGQDPLDWLRTVLGEKR is encoded by the coding sequence GTGGCTGACGACCTGTCCGCGGTGGCCGGGTTCCTCTACGAGGCGGGGACGCTCAAGCACACGCGCCGCACGGGCTGGTGGATGGCCGGCGTCAACGACCCCGAGAGTGTCGCCGCACACTCCTGGCGCACCTCGCTCATCGCGTCGATCATCGCGAAACTGGAAGGCGCCGATCCCGCGCGGGCGGCTTTCCTCGCCGTGTGGCACGACACCCAGGAGACCCGCACGGGCGACGTCAACCACCTCGGCAAGAAGTACGCGACGAGCGCCGACCCGGTGGCGGTGACGGCCGATCAGACCCTCGGCATGCCGGAGCGACTCGCCTCGGCGATCCACGAACTCGTCGCCGAGTACGAGGCCAAGGACTCGCCGGAGGCCGTCTGCGCACGTGACGCCGACAAGTTGGAGTGCATGCTCCAGGGCATCGAATACAAGGCCCAGGGGCACGCCCATGCCCAGCGGTGGATCGACAACAGCAGGGCCCGCCTCACCACGGAGACCGGGCAGCGGCCGGCCGACGAGCTGCTGGGCCAGGACCCGCTCGACTGGCTGCGGACCGTTCTCGGCGAGAAGCGCTGA
- a CDS encoding amino acid ABC transporter ATP-binding protein produces the protein MTTAMVKAEGVHKSYGAAHILKGIDLEVAPREVFCLVGPSGSGKSTFLRCINHLEQVNAGRLYVDGQLVGYRQKGDKLYELKDSEVAAQRRDIGMVFQRFNLFPHMTAIENVMEAPVMVKGESKSVARERAAKLLDRVGLGDKGGNYPTQLSGGQQQRVAIARALAMEPKLMLFDEPTSALDPELVGDVLDVMRDLAESGMTMIVVTHEMGFAREVGDNLVFMDGGVVVESGHPRDVLGNPQHDRTKAFLSKVL, from the coding sequence ATGACGACTGCCATGGTGAAGGCCGAGGGCGTCCACAAGTCCTACGGTGCGGCGCACATCCTCAAGGGCATCGACCTGGAGGTCGCCCCGCGTGAGGTCTTCTGTCTGGTCGGCCCGTCCGGCTCCGGCAAGTCGACCTTCCTGCGGTGCATCAACCACCTGGAGCAGGTCAACGCCGGACGGCTGTACGTCGACGGCCAGCTCGTCGGCTACCGCCAGAAGGGCGACAAGCTCTACGAGCTGAAGGACAGCGAGGTCGCGGCCCAGCGCCGGGACATCGGCATGGTCTTCCAGCGCTTCAACCTCTTCCCGCACATGACGGCCATCGAGAACGTCATGGAAGCCCCGGTCATGGTCAAGGGCGAGTCCAAGTCGGTGGCGCGCGAGCGCGCCGCCAAGCTCCTGGACCGCGTGGGCCTCGGCGACAAGGGCGGGAACTACCCCACCCAGCTCTCCGGCGGGCAGCAGCAGCGCGTGGCCATCGCCCGCGCGCTGGCCATGGAACCGAAGCTGATGCTCTTCGACGAGCCCACCTCGGCGCTCGACCCGGAGCTCGTCGGTGACGTCCTCGACGTCATGCGGGACCTCGCCGAATCGGGCATGACCATGATCGTGGTCACCCACGAGATGGGCTTCGCCCGCGAGGTCGGCGACAACCTCGTCTTCATGGACGGCGGCGTCGTCGTGGAGTCCGGCCACCCCCGCGACGTCCTGGGCAACCCCCAGCACGACCGCACGAAGGCCTTCCTCTCCAAGGTGCTGTAG
- a CDS encoding flavoprotein: MTRTLYLFGSAAPPVFDVARVIEDAQSRGWDVYLGLTPTAADRLAEGLDGLAALTGHPVRSRYKRPGEADVWPTADAILVAPATFNTINGWALGLTDRFVVGVVAEGNLPGQGRAAAYPWDVALDAVDGLGRPGRQDAP, translated from the coding sequence ATGACGCGCACCTTGTACCTCTTCGGGTCAGCCGCTCCGCCCGTGTTCGACGTCGCCCGCGTGATCGAGGACGCGCAGTCTCGGGGCTGGGACGTGTACCTCGGCCTGACACCGACGGCCGCCGACCGGCTCGCGGAAGGACTCGACGGCCTGGCCGCGCTCACCGGGCATCCTGTCCGCAGTCGCTACAAGCGGCCAGGAGAGGCGGACGTATGGCCCACGGCCGACGCGATCCTCGTCGCCCCGGCCACGTTCAACACGATCAACGGTTGGGCCCTGGGACTCACGGACCGGTTCGTCGTCGGCGTGGTCGCCGAAGGCAACCTGCCCGGGCAGGGGCGCGCGGCGGCGTACCCGTGGGATGTGGCGCTGGACGCCGTAGACGGACTGGGGCGGCCCGGTCGGCAGGACGCCCCGTAG
- a CDS encoding CGNR zinc finger domain-containing protein has translation MELAHYSDFAVRLVNTEEPARNKDSLTSVDAVRALFGASQQMARRVTDGDVTRFRNVRGRLRSVFEAADGGDEVLAVDLLNSLLMEFPVSPQVSGHETLADDGRPDWHIHLAEHPSNASAGYAAMAAMGLAFALTEHGPDRLGLCQAAPCRNAYLDTSTNRSRRYCSDRCATRANVAAYRARKRLEAEASAHSGRSAEAAQDSRALSER, from the coding sequence GTGGAACTGGCCCATTACTCGGACTTCGCCGTGCGCCTGGTCAACACCGAGGAGCCGGCCCGCAACAAGGACTCGCTCACCTCGGTGGACGCCGTCCGCGCCCTGTTCGGCGCCAGTCAGCAGATGGCGCGCCGCGTCACCGACGGTGACGTCACCCGCTTCCGCAACGTCCGCGGCCGCCTGCGCTCCGTCTTCGAGGCCGCCGACGGCGGCGACGAGGTCCTCGCCGTCGACCTGCTGAACTCGCTGCTCATGGAGTTCCCCGTCAGCCCCCAGGTGTCCGGCCACGAGACCCTCGCCGACGACGGCCGCCCCGACTGGCACATCCACCTCGCCGAGCACCCCTCGAACGCCTCCGCCGGCTACGCCGCCATGGCCGCGATGGGCCTGGCCTTCGCCCTCACCGAGCACGGCCCCGACCGCCTGGGCCTGTGCCAGGCCGCGCCCTGCCGCAACGCCTACCTCGACACCTCCACCAACCGCTCCCGGCGCTACTGCTCCGACCGCTGCGCCACCCGGGCGAACGTGGCCGCCTACCGCGCCCGCAAGCGGCTGGAGGCCGAGGCGTCCGCCCACAGCGGGCGCAGCGCCGAGGCCGCCCAGGACAGCCGCGCCCTCAGCGAACGCTGA
- a CDS encoding flavoprotein — MTRTLYLFGSAAPPVFDVARVIEDAQSRGWDVCLGLTPTAADWLTEGLDGLAALTGHPVRSRYKRPGEADVWPAADAILVAPATFNTINGWALGLTDRFVVGVVAEGIGKGIPLAVMPCVNAAYVQHPQFEQSIATLRNAGVRVLYGEGGFVPNLPGQGRTEAYPWGLALAAIDGLVPAREA, encoded by the coding sequence ATGACGCGCACCTTGTACCTCTTCGGGTCAGCCGCTCCGCCCGTGTTCGACGTCGCCCGCGTGATCGAGGACGCGCAGTCTCGGGGGTGGGATGTATGCCTCGGCCTGACACCGACGGCCGCCGACTGGCTCACGGAAGGGCTCGACGGCCTGGCCGCGCTCACCGGGCATCCTGTCCGCAGTCGCTACAAGCGACCGGGAGAGGCGGACGTATGGCCCGCGGCCGACGCGATCCTCGTTGCCCCGGCCACGTTCAACACGATCAACGGTTGGGCCCTAGGGCTCACGGACCGGTTCGTGGTCGGCGTGGTCGCCGAAGGCATCGGCAAAGGGATCCCGCTGGCCGTCATGCCGTGCGTGAACGCCGCCTATGTCCAGCACCCGCAGTTCGAGCAGAGCATCGCGACGCTGCGTAACGCCGGCGTGCGGGTGCTCTACGGCGAGGGTGGCTTCGTGCCCAACTTGCCGGGGCAGGGGCGCACGGAGGCCTACCCCTGGGGCCTGGCGCTTGCCGCGATCGACGGCCTCGTTCCGGCGCGCGAGGCGTAG
- a CDS encoding helix-turn-helix domain-containing protein, with protein sequence MRTFGDDHPGSRIRAQRRLAHLTQKQLAELIPYSYSLLNQVECGARPATEAFLAAVAEALRIAPSVLTGQPHVSTVQQDRREALVRPIRDALALYDLGHDPDVTARPLDDLVTAADRLCATVRATKLREASRVLPDVIAELTSTAWSTPSTEAWRALASAYRSAHDIALKLGFYDLSTVALDRMDWAAERASDPCLAAVRQYKRALVHSKSGEYRTGERLIEAGLRVLEQAEESRERLAVTGQLHLGASVIAARAEDQAAVERHISEARTLAKRTGDASGVHWLSFGPMNVAVHAMSALTQMGQYDDALTAARKIRPSTTFATSRRAHFLIYRARAEMETGNATRALASLAEARQAAPEQTRYHPSTQETIRGLVQMARRTPESLSHLAAWVEM encoded by the coding sequence ATGCGCACTTTCGGCGATGATCACCCAGGATCCCGCATCCGCGCACAGCGGCGGCTGGCTCACCTCACGCAGAAGCAGCTGGCCGAGCTGATCCCGTACTCCTACAGCCTGCTGAACCAGGTTGAGTGCGGCGCCAGGCCGGCCACCGAAGCTTTCCTCGCTGCGGTTGCCGAAGCCCTGCGGATCGCACCTTCGGTGCTGACGGGACAGCCTCACGTCAGCACCGTCCAACAGGATCGCCGAGAGGCGCTCGTGCGGCCGATTCGCGATGCGCTCGCCCTGTACGACCTCGGCCATGACCCGGACGTCACAGCCCGCCCCCTGGACGATCTCGTGACTGCCGCCGACCGGTTGTGCGCCACCGTTCGTGCGACCAAACTGCGAGAAGCCTCCCGGGTCCTTCCCGATGTGATCGCGGAGCTGACCTCAACCGCGTGGTCCACACCGTCCACCGAAGCCTGGCGGGCATTGGCCTCGGCCTACCGGAGCGCTCACGACATCGCCCTCAAGCTGGGCTTCTACGACCTCTCGACTGTCGCCCTCGACCGCATGGACTGGGCGGCCGAGCGGGCCTCCGACCCGTGCCTGGCGGCCGTGCGGCAGTACAAGCGGGCCCTCGTCCACTCCAAGAGCGGCGAATACCGGACCGGTGAGAGGCTGATCGAAGCCGGCTTGAGGGTCTTGGAGCAGGCAGAGGAGAGTCGCGAACGTCTGGCGGTGACCGGTCAGTTGCACCTCGGCGCCTCCGTCATCGCGGCCCGTGCGGAGGACCAGGCCGCCGTGGAACGGCACATCTCCGAGGCCCGGACACTCGCCAAGCGCACGGGTGACGCCTCAGGAGTGCACTGGCTGTCCTTCGGGCCCATGAATGTCGCGGTGCACGCCATGTCGGCGCTCACGCAGATGGGGCAGTACGACGACGCCCTCACGGCCGCCCGGAAGATTCGGCCGTCGACGACCTTCGCGACGAGCCGTCGCGCCCACTTCCTCATCTATCGGGCGCGAGCCGAGATGGAGACGGGGAATGCCACCAGGGCCTTGGCTTCCTTGGCAGAGGCTCGCCAGGCGGCTCCCGAACAGACGCGCTACCACCCGAGCACCCAGGAGACGATCCGCGGCCTGGTCCAGATGGCCCGGCGGACCCCGGAATCCCTCAGTCACCTCGCCGCGTGGGTGGAAATGTAG
- a CDS encoding ABC transporter substrate-binding protein codes for MTASTTRRTTAARSRIAAVGAIAVAGALILTGCGDQTDKASSTPSGAAADSSAPLFSKLPKKIQDAGVIKVGTDATYAPMEFTEGGKIVGVDPDVAAAMAKQLGVQFKFESGTFDTLIGSMQTGRSDLVMSSLTDTKARQEGLDEKGAKTGAGVDFVDYFSASTGILVKKGNPDGIKTLDDLCGKTVAVQRGTTYEESAKTQAEKCKTDGKGELKVESFPTDAEAQTRVKAGGAAADLNDSPVAAYIAQTAGGGKEFEAIANPTDAGLFGIAVDKKNTQLRDALKEALDAVIKDGTYKAALDKWNAGSGAVTEAKINAGS; via the coding sequence ATGACCGCTAGCACCACCCGTCGTACGACCGCCGCACGGTCCCGGATCGCCGCGGTCGGCGCGATCGCGGTCGCGGGCGCCCTGATCCTCACCGGCTGTGGTGACCAGACCGACAAGGCCTCCAGCACCCCGTCGGGCGCGGCCGCCGACAGCAGCGCTCCGCTCTTCTCCAAGCTCCCGAAGAAGATCCAGGACGCCGGTGTCATCAAGGTCGGCACGGACGCCACCTACGCGCCGATGGAGTTCACCGAGGGCGGCAAGATCGTCGGTGTCGACCCCGACGTGGCGGCGGCCATGGCCAAGCAGCTCGGCGTGCAGTTCAAGTTCGAGTCGGGCACCTTCGACACGCTGATCGGCAGCATGCAGACGGGCCGCAGCGACCTGGTCATGTCCTCGCTCACCGACACCAAGGCCCGTCAGGAGGGCCTGGACGAGAAGGGCGCCAAGACCGGTGCCGGTGTCGACTTCGTCGACTACTTCTCCGCCTCCACCGGCATCCTGGTCAAGAAGGGCAACCCGGACGGCATCAAGACCCTCGACGACCTGTGCGGCAAGACGGTCGCCGTGCAGCGCGGCACCACGTACGAGGAGTCGGCCAAGACCCAGGCCGAGAAGTGCAAGACGGACGGCAAGGGCGAGCTCAAGGTCGAGTCCTTCCCGACCGACGCCGAGGCCCAGACCCGTGTGAAGGCCGGCGGCGCCGCCGCGGACCTGAACGACTCCCCGGTCGCCGCGTACATCGCGCAGACCGCCGGTGGCGGCAAGGAGTTCGAGGCCATCGCCAACCCGACCGACGCCGGTCTCTTCGGCATCGCGGTGGACAAGAAGAACACCCAGCTGCGCGACGCGCTCAAGGAAGCCCTTGACGCGGTCATCAAGGACGGCACGTACAAGGCCGCCCTGGACAAGTGGAACGCCGGCTCCGGCGCCGTCACCGAGGCCAAGATCAACGCAGGTTCCTGA
- a CDS encoding NAD(P)-dependent malic enzyme, translating to MAAEIFNPRSDSVTDNNPDAVFALHRGGKMAIQATVPVTNKDDLSLAYTPGVAKVCSAIAEQPELVNEYTWKSNVVAVVTDGTAVLGLGDIGPEASLPVMEGKAILFKQFGGVDAVPIALATKDTDEIIETVIRLAPSFGGVNLEDISAPRCFEIERRLQEALDIPIFHDDQHGTAIVTLAALRNAAKLTGRTLGDLRAVISGAGAAGIAIAKILVDAGIGDVCVTDRKGVVSADRDDLTDVKAEIAGLTNKTGQTGSLETALNGADVFIGVSGGTVPEEAVASMAKDAFVFAMANPNPEVHPDVAHKYAAVVATGRSDFPNQINNVLAFPGIFAGALKVRATRITEGMKIAAADAIAGVVGDELAADYVIPSPFDERVAEAVATAVAAAAKVDGVARLV from the coding sequence GTGGCAGCGGAAATCTTCAACCCTCGCAGTGACAGCGTCACGGACAACAACCCGGACGCGGTGTTCGCGCTGCACCGGGGCGGCAAGATGGCCATCCAGGCCACAGTGCCGGTCACCAACAAGGATGACCTCTCCCTCGCCTACACGCCTGGCGTGGCGAAGGTCTGCAGCGCCATCGCCGAGCAGCCGGAGCTGGTGAACGAGTACACCTGGAAGTCCAACGTGGTCGCCGTCGTCACCGACGGTACGGCCGTGCTCGGACTCGGTGACATCGGTCCCGAAGCCTCCCTCCCGGTCATGGAGGGCAAGGCCATCCTCTTCAAGCAGTTCGGTGGCGTCGACGCGGTTCCGATCGCGCTCGCCACCAAGGACACGGACGAGATCATCGAGACGGTCATCCGTCTCGCCCCGTCCTTCGGCGGCGTGAACCTCGAGGACATCTCGGCGCCTCGCTGCTTCGAGATCGAGCGCCGCCTCCAGGAGGCGCTGGACATTCCGATCTTCCACGACGACCAGCACGGCACGGCCATCGTGACGCTCGCCGCGCTGCGCAACGCCGCGAAGCTGACGGGTCGCACCCTCGGCGACCTGCGCGCCGTGATCTCGGGCGCGGGCGCGGCCGGTATCGCCATCGCCAAGATCCTCGTGGACGCGGGCATCGGCGACGTCTGCGTCACCGACCGCAAGGGCGTCGTGTCCGCGGACCGCGACGACCTGACGGACGTCAAGGCGGAGATCGCGGGCCTGACCAACAAGACCGGCCAGACGGGCTCCCTGGAGACCGCGCTGAACGGCGCGGACGTCTTCATCGGCGTCTCCGGCGGGACGGTCCCGGAGGAGGCGGTGGCCTCGATGGCGAAGGACGCGTTCGTCTTCGCCATGGCCAACCCGAACCCGGAGGTCCACCCGGACGTCGCGCACAAGTACGCGGCGGTCGTGGCCACGGGCCGTTCGGACTTCCCGAACCAGATCAACAACGTGCTGGCGTTCCCGGGCATCTTCGCGGGCGCCCTCAAGGTGCGCGCCACCCGGATCACCGAGGGCATGAAGATCGCCGCCGCCGACGCCATCGCCGGCGTCGTGGGTGACGAGCTCGCCGCCGACTACGTGATCCCGTCGCCGTTCGACGAGCGCGTGGCCGAGGCCGTCGCCACGGCCGTGGCCGCCGCGGCCAAGGTCGACGGAGTGGCCCGCCTGGTCTGA
- the sodN gene encoding superoxide dismutase, Ni encodes MLSRLFAPKAKVSAHCDLPCGVYDPAQARIEAESVKAVQEKYQANEDADFRARAITIKEQRAELAKHHVSVLWSDYFKPPHFEKYPQLHTLVNDTLKALSAAKASNDPATGAKALELIAEIDRIFWETKAA; translated from the coding sequence ATGCTTTCCCGCCTCTTCGCCCCCAAGGCGAAGGTCTCCGCCCACTGCGATCTTCCGTGCGGCGTGTACGACCCTGCCCAGGCCCGCATCGAGGCCGAGTCCGTCAAGGCCGTGCAGGAGAAGTACCAGGCCAACGAAGACGCCGACTTCCGCGCGCGCGCCATCACCATCAAGGAGCAGCGCGCCGAGCTCGCCAAGCACCACGTCTCGGTGCTGTGGAGCGACTACTTCAAGCCCCCGCACTTCGAGAAGTACCCGCAGCTGCACACCCTGGTCAACGACACCCTGAAGGCCCTCTCGGCCGCCAAGGCGTCGAACGACCCGGCGACCGGCGCGAAGGCTCTTGAGCTCATCGCCGAGATCGACCGCATCTTCTGGGAGACCAAGGCCGCCTGA
- the sodX gene encoding nickel-type superoxide dismutase maturation protease, whose protein sequence is MVENGRPRRRFEVVEVTGPSMVPTLLNGDRLVVRYGAAVRPGDVVVLRHPLQQDLLVVKRAVERRPGGSWWVLGDNPYNETGDSTVFGPVPADLVLATAVLRFRPREEDQRSLRARLSWAASALRPLWADASASSRLRAR, encoded by the coding sequence ATGGTGGAGAACGGGCGCCCGCGCAGGCGGTTCGAGGTGGTGGAGGTGACGGGGCCTTCGATGGTGCCCACGCTGCTGAACGGGGACCGGCTCGTGGTCCGGTACGGGGCTGCCGTACGGCCGGGCGACGTGGTGGTGCTGCGGCATCCGCTCCAGCAGGACCTGCTGGTGGTCAAGCGCGCGGTGGAGCGGCGGCCGGGCGGCAGCTGGTGGGTGCTCGGCGACAACCCGTACAACGAGACCGGCGACAGCACCGTCTTCGGGCCGGTGCCCGCCGATCTGGTGCTGGCGACGGCGGTGCTGCGCTTCCGGCCGCGCGAGGAGGATCAGCGTTCGCTGAGGGCGCGGCTGTCCTGGGCGGCCTCGGCGCTGCGCCCGCTGTGGGCGGACGCCTCGGCCTCCAGCCGCTTGCGGGCGCGGTAG